The sequence below is a genomic window from Rhodothermales bacterium.
CGGCCAATTCGATCAACATCGGTCGCCTGCTCCCCCAGATGCTCTATTACCTGTGGGGCGCCGCACAGGGCGCCTGGTCGACGCCGCCGTCGTTCTGCGTCCCGAGCGGCAATCTGGGAAATCTGTCCGCCGGCGTGCTCGCCCATCTCAGCGGCATGCCCGTGCGGCGGTTCGTCGCCGCGCACAACGAAAACGACTTTTTCCCCCGGTACCTCGCCGGCGAGGAGGCCGCGTTCGGGCCCTCCGTCACGACCCCCTCGAGCGCGATGGATGTGGGCGCCCCGAGCAATTTCGAGCGCCTCGACTGGCTGCTGGACGCGGAGCGGATGAGGCGTCTCATCCGGGGCGAGCGGGTGGACAACGCCGCGACGCTGGAGGCGATGCGGGCCGTGCGCGACGAGACGGGTTATCTCGCGGATCCCCATACGGCCGTCGGCTTCGAAGCCGTCCGCCGCCAGCGCGCTGCCGGCGACGTTTCGCCGTTCGTCGTGCTCTCCACGGCCCATCCCGCCAAGTTTGTCGAGATCGTGGAAGAGGCCCTCGGCTTCGCGCCCGACATGCCGGCCCGGCTCGCCGCGTACCGGGATGCCGAAACGGATGTCCTCGCGATGCCGGCGGACTACCCGATCTTCCGCCAATTCCTGCGCGACGCCTCGCCCGGGTCATGAGGATACCCGACGAAAACCTGGCGTTTCCCGGTTTTTCGCCGGAGGCCTTCGCCATCCTCGCCCGGCTCAAGGCCGAGCCGCACATCGACCGGTACCGGATCGAAAAGCCCGCCATCGATCGGTACCTCAAGGCGCCTTTCGCCCTCCTTCGCGACGACCTGGTCGTGCACTGGGTCTTGCCCGGTGCGCACGATCTCGAAACCGAGCGCAATGTGTTCAGTCGCCTGTTGAAAAACGATTTTGGCGCCGGCGGTTGTCATCACCATTTCTGGATGGCCTTCTACCGACCCGGGCGCACCCGGCTGCGCGATCTGCAGCTTGCGTGCAGCATGCATCCGGATCGGTTTACGACCGGGGTTTATATCGGCCGGCAGGCCGGCGAGCCGTTCGACGACGCGCTGCGCCACATCTACGCGGCGCCCCGTGAAGCGCTCGATCGGCTGAACGCGATCCTCGCCGCCCCGGGTTGGGAGTTGCGTGGGGAAGGGGGACAGGGGGTAGCGTTCGTCGTCCCATCCGGGCAGCACATCGAGGCGCTGCCCGACACGCCGCGCCGGCTTCAGGGGCTGTGGCTGCGACGCGCCTGGCCCGCCGACGCCGCCCTCGATGCCGGGCCGCATCTGGTCGATGCCGTCGTCGAGGCGTTCGATACCCTGGCGCCGTGGTACCGTTTGACGGCGCGAGGCCGCTGAAATACCGGCGGCCTGTCAGGCGCATCCCTACATGCGCCAAAGCATGACAGGGACTGGTGGTCATAAACCCTGTTATTTAATTGTCACGAAAATGTAGTTTTGACACGCTACACAGACCCATGCATGCCCCTGCCCGGCCTCGATTACGGAATAGTTTTTGAACTGTCGTACGCAGGCTGTAGGAAATCCCCTCGCACACTGCGGCCGCTGAAGCCCCTCTCAGGTCCGTTTCCTCGTTCATAGTTCCCATGTGGGTGCGAT
It includes:
- the thrC gene encoding threonine synthase; this translates as MATRFVSTRGGSAAGVSFEEALLQGIASDGGLFVPAGIPVIPKALWTDAATLDALAIPVLDRWIGDEFEPGALASILREALDFPVPLVPAGGGVYGEETYVLELFHGPTLSFKDVGARTMARLMAYFLARRGRRLTILVATSGDTGSAVADGFAGLDAIDVVLLYPRGRVSPIQELQLIHKRPGVRALAIEGTFDDCQRLVKQAFLDPELASLPLSSANSINIGRLLPQMLYYLWGAAQGAWSTPPSFCVPSGNLGNLSAGVLAHLSGMPVRRFVAAHNENDFFPRYLAGEEAAFGPSVTTPSSAMDVGAPSNFERLDWLLDAERMRRLIRGERVDNAATLEAMRAVRDETGYLADPHTAVGFEAVRRQRAAGDVSPFVVLSTAHPAKFVEIVEEALGFAPDMPARLAAYRDAETDVLAMPADYPIFRQFLRDASPGS